The segment actccaccatactgtatcagtagactacattctctccctccaccatactgtgtcagtagactacattctctcactccaccatactgtatcagtagactacattctctcactccaccatactgtatcagtagactacatgatctccctccaccatactgtatcagtagactacattctctccctccaccatactgttacagtagactacattctctccctccaccatactgttacactgtatcagtagactacattctctccctccaccatactgttacagtagactacattatctccctccaccatactgttacagtagactacattatctccctccaccatactgtatcagtagactacattatctccatccaccatactgtatcagtagactacattatctccctccaccatactgttacactgtatcagtagactacattatctccctccaccatactgttacactgtatcagtagactacattctctccctccaccatactgtatcagtagactacattctctccctccaccacactgttacactgtatcagtagactacattctctccctccaccatactgtatcagtagactacattctctccctccaccacactgttacactgtatcagtagactacattctctccctccaccacactgttacactgtatcagtagactacattatctccctccaccatactgttacactgtatcagtagactacatGATCTCActccaccatactgtatcagtagactacatgatctccctccaccatactgtatcagtagactacattctctccctccaaaacactgttacactgtatcagtagactacattctctccctccaccacactgttacactgtatcagtagactacattctctccctccaccacactgtatcagtagactacattctctccctccaccacactgttacactgtatcagtagactacattctctccctccaccatactgtatcagtagactacattctctcactccaccatactgtatcagtagactacattctctccctccaccacactgtatcagtagactacattctctccctccaccacactgtatcagtagactacattctctccctccaccatactgttacagtagactacattatctccctccaccatactgttacagtagactacatgatctccctccaccatactgttacactgtatcagtagactacattatctccctccaccatactgcatcagtagactacattatctccctccaccacactgtatcagtagactacattctctccctccaccatactgtatcagtagactacatgatctccctccaccacactccatcagtagactacattctctccctccaccacactgcatcagtagactacattatctccctccaccatactgttacactgtatcagtagactacattatctccctccaccatactgttacactgtatcagtagactacatTATCTCCCCCCACCATATGGTTacactgtatcagtagactacatTATCTCCCTCCAAAACACTGCATCAGTAGACTacattctctccctccaccatactgtatcagtagactacatTATCTCCCTCCACCATAATGTTACACTATCAGTAGACTacattctctccctccaccatactgttacactatcagtagactacattatctccctccaccatactgttacactgtatcagtagactacattctctccctccaccacactgcatcagtagactacattctctccctccaccacactgcatcagtagactacattatctccctccaccatactgttacactgtatcagtagactacattatctccctccaccatactgttacactgtatcagtagactacatTATCTCCCCCCACCATATGGTTacactgtatcagtagactacatTATCTCCCTCCAAAACACTGCATCAGTAGACTacattctctccctccaccatactgtatcagtagactacattatctccctccaccatactgttacactatcagtagactacattctctccctccaccatactgttacactatcagtagactacattatctccctccaccatactgttacactgtatcagtagactacattctctccctccaccacactgtatcagtagactacatTCTCTCACACAATTTGTTTCGAAATGATGATCTTTGGCACTCTGTCTACTCTCCAACTTCCTTCACCACTGaggtcagagagaagggggaTTCCACCTATCATTCCTTAAAATGTGCTGTTCCCGCCATTCACTTTAATTCACTTTAACCTCCTTCACCACTGAGGTCAGACAGAGACCCAACCGTTGACTCAAGGGGGATTCCACCTGTCACTCAGTCTTCCTAACTTAACCTGCTATTAactttcaacctctctttcagtCGTTCTTCTCAGGTCATTTCTCTAACAAATCAGGACCGAATATGTTATAAAGCAGGAATGGGATGAGGAGCGGTCAGGGAGAACTGAATGAACATGTTTGTTAGGTAGGACAGCAGTAAGTCATCCTGTGATGTAACAGGGTGTGGCCTCCCCTAAGCAGCTGGCTGGTTCTCTTTCTAACGCCACAATAAAACCAGGTAATAGGCCACACCTACTCTATACATCGTACAGCTGCCAACGGATCTGTGTGTTTTAGAGACAGAGCACACCCTACGTGTTTCAGGGGGaaaacacgacagagagagagcatccCCTATGTGTTTCAGGGGGAAAACACGACAGAGAAAGAGCATACCCTACGTGTTTCAGGGGGaaaacacgacagagagagagcataccCTACGTGTTTCAGGGGGAAAACACGACAGAGAAAGAAGTGTGTTGGTTAGGTTTGTAATGAAACATGAGCGAAATGGGTAAACAAGAGGGCATTTCTTTCTGGAAAATATAGGGTACATTTTAATAGGTTCCCCTGTGGTGTGGGGATGTTCCAGGTCCTCACCAGTCGTGAAAAAAAGTACCCAAAAGTCATACCTGAGTGAAAGGAAAGATTGCTTATTAGAAAATGACTcaggtaaaagtgaaagtcacccagtgaaatactacttcagtaaaagtctaaaattatttggttttaaatatacttaagtatcaaaagtataaataatttcacattccttatattaggCAAACTAGACGGcacgattttcttgtttttctccttccatttacagatatccaggggcacacgcaaacatcatttacaaacgaagcagttgtttagtgagtctgccagattaaaggcagtaggaatgacctaggatgttttcttgataagtgtgtaaatTAGACCATTTCCTATCCTGCTGAGAtttcaaaatgtaacaaatacttttgggggtcagggaaaatgtatggagtaaaaagtacaatattttattcaggaatgtagtgaagtaaaagttgtcaaaaatataaacagtaaagtacagataccacaaaaactacttaagtactttaaagtaatttttactgaagtactttataCCCCTGGTGCTCACTGAGGGATGTGTGTTTGTTCTCTTCAttacacatagaaaccacatcaGACAATTTCAAATCTGAGCAAAAGTGTTATGTGCATTCCTGTGTAGAGTATGGAATGATAAGATACATCAATATACTGTTTATCTGTGTTatggggtgtgtgtatgtgtgtgtgctcggTCTGAGGCATGCACATGATCCAATAGTATGGCATGGCAAGAACGCCAAACATTGAACCGGTAACGTTAGTTAGGAAGTGTGTGTATTGACATAGCACACACAGGGAGGACACAACATTTGTCTGGAGGCCCAATTCCAATACCACAAGGAGAACAGAAACCAAACTACTTGACTGAATCTGCTTGATTGAAAACACAATTCCAGTCAATATATATAGGCCATTCACGTCTTCCATTCAGAGCAACATTCAATATCCGATGACAGAAACAACATTCAAATTTGCTAAGGTGCTCAGGTGGTTGGGCATGTGTTTCATCAGAATAACAGACAGACTGTTTACACAGAGGTCCTGTACGTGATGAGTTACTGTTCCCGTTAAAAGCTTCCAGTGGTTCAAGGCGTTGAGTCTGGTGTTTCTGGGTGTGGTGGTGGCATATGAGCTGTCAGTAACCAAGTCATCTGCCTGTTTCAACTGTTAAAATTAAAAATCAATTTCAGCTCTGCAACAGCAGAAAGACAACCCAATCGGAtggcccctccacacacacacacacaacgtaccCAATCAGATGCCAGTTTCTATAGGACCCATCCCTTTCGAGACTGTTTCAACATCCCCTCCTCATTCCAATCCACACCCCATCATGTGTCAGCCCACACAAAGGAAGAGCTGACCTTAACAGTGTCCTTCTCACATCCCAGAACACACCCACCTACCAGGAACAGGACAACAACTCAGCTGACCTGAGAGAACACTGCTTTCCTCTGAAGGCTGCTGGCTCAGAACAGAGGAAGACGTGGAAAGCAACCAGGGGAAAACAAAGGTTGATCAATAAAGCTCAAGCCTATACTTCATTCCCCCTTGAAAGACTTCGATCCCAGCCAACGGAGCTCACTTCGAGTCAGCTGAAAACTCAATAAGGCTGATCAATGCCTAACTGACCAGAGGCAACCATCTCACGCCGTCTTATCGCCTGTCTTTCTCCTTGGCTGATCTGGAGCCAACCGCATCACGTCTCGAGAGAGATCAGTCACATAAAAAAAAAAGAACAGTCTCAGGTCCAAGAGCTGACAAACCAGCCTGAGACCAGAAGTCAGGCGTGAAATACAGTACACAGATCAGTCAAACTGACGCGACACACAACGGGTGCTAATGTGCAGAATCAACAGTTAAACAGTCTAAACTATCCAGGTACCAACGACCTCTAGAACTGATGCTTCATACAACAACCCACATTGAGCTAAATGACCCATGACCCTTCCCTACCCCCATGCACACATCTTTCACTCGTGACTCACCCATCCTCCTTGGCTCTGGATCCAGGGCTGGATGTGGTTGTCCAGATAGACGGTCATCCAGTCTGTGATCCTTCCCACCAAGGGGTTCATCTCCTTGTCCACACATTCTACACAGAGGGCTCCTCCGAAAGCAAACAGGCCCACCACCCGTCCCCAGTTGACACCGTCCCGGAACACCTCGTCCATCACGTTCTCAAAGCTCTGATAGGCTGTGGACGGCGTGATGTGTAGCTGGGAGGACAGGTCACTGAAAGCTCTGGCATAACGCAGCTCAAACTCGTTGGCAGAGTCCCGCAATGCCTCTTTCACTGCGTCCAGGCCCGCTGTCCGccgaggggaggaggggggcgaCTGCCGTGGTGGAGGAGTACCGGGACTCGTCCCGTTGACGTATGTCATGACTGCCGCACCCCCTTCCACCTGTCCTCCCTCAGTCCGATTCTGGGCTTCTGTGAGCTCCATGTGGTTGAAGGGGTAGTCCCTCTGTGATAGTTTATAGGTAATATAGTATACCACCAGTTCTCTGTTGTTGTAAGTCATCATTCCTTGTCTTGTCTTTCTTCTTTGCCCCAGGCTCTCGGGTTTACCTGCTCGTGACACACCTCTTTGGATCAGTCCTCTGTGTTTAATCCAATCTGTGTCATTCTGGGTATGCAGAAAATAGACGTCTTGAAGACAAAAAAAACAAGGCTGGTGCAGTGGCTCAGGCCCTGTGGTAAGAGAACAAAGATCTTAAATGAGCATAATTCATCACAATAAGCATAGGTGGGTTGGGGGAGGAGGGGCGCTGGAGGGGAACTATAGTGGGCAAAATTAGATCGACAGGTGGGGTCAAAGTGCATCGCATTAATTGGAGATTAAACAGATGGCAATGGTTGTCGTTACCTGCCTGCCCCCACAAACAACCTTCCTTTGGCCTGTGGCTTCAGAACAGTCATGACAGGGAAAGGTGCTCTGACAACCAACAGACTAAAACAGCAGGTTGTTTGTGACAGAGGTTAAATATATGATCAGCATTTATTTACCAGTTAGCTTGAGTCAGAACACATTTGCATTTATAATtgccagtatatatatatatatatatatatatatatatacgataATTGTTGACCTAATGTTACTTAACACGTAATCAGAAAAATTAACAATGTATTAAATGTCATTTTCCCAAGTAACCCCCAAAATGAAGAATAAATTGATATTTCTTCATAAAACACAAGTGATGCCTTAAATCCCTTTGTGCGTCAGTGTGGACAGGAGGGGACCCCTGTTGTTCTAACAACTTCACAAGAACCGCACGTGGGAGAAACGACGCGCACATATTCCAGATCTTCAGTTGTACCCACCGAACCTGACCTTTCCTTATAGTGACATTTAAGACTATGGTATAGAGAGTTACCTGGGACTCGCGACTTGACAAGTGGGAACAATCCCAAAAATGATGACATCGAAAATGGCACTAGAAAGTGGGTAGCTACTTTGTTGCCTTTGCTGAATAAAGCATATGTTTACAGTAGCCACAGCTAACCAGCACGTGTCGCTAGCCACTAGGGCTACACGGAATTCCATGGAACAATCTAGCCCGTCCATATCATTGAAGGCAAGTAATACTGAAAGATTGACTGGTTTAAATACAGCTCCCAACTTGATCAAAACACATAGCTACAGTAATTCGTTTTAGTGATGTTTCAAAGTGGCCATTTTTCGTTTAGGCAATTCTAGTTACAGAATAATGCGGAGTCTAAGAATTTCAcattaaaatgtatgccaaacccCATAAACAATGATCGCAAAGTTACACCACAACTATGCAGCATAAatcgtcattctgttaccaaaatgcatctgcactgtttaaatcaaataaattcgtttttgtaaaaaaatatcaGTGAAAACTGTTATCTTTGAGTATAGAGAGTTGTGGAAACAAGTTGTATGGAGACTCAGCATACATGTATTACCATGGAATTGCATAGCAATGTATTGATAAACAAGCCAGCTAACTACATATTTAACATATAATTATATTGTCACGTAAAAACAATCATAATTGTCTACAATTGACATGTTCTTACCTATTCAACCGCAACACTCTTAGCGAGTGGCTTTAATCCTATTTTCTGAAAACGTATCAGTCCTGCTGTCAAAATCCGAGGAGAGAAGTGAAATGTACTATTGCCAAAGATAGTGGAAAAATAAAGATAGTTCACTCAAGCCGTTTACCATTGGAAATAAAATGCTTCGTTCCGGTCTGCTTAACGGGGAGGTTCTCCAATAAACAATGCAGCTCGGTCTGGTTTGCTTAGTTCTTTGACTGACTGTAATGTAACCAGAAAAAAATGAGGAAGTAGTGTGTCGCGCTTCCTCTTCCGGCTACAGCTACGTGATGCGCGTGTCTCCTCTTACCGTCTCTGCTACGTGAGGCGCGTGTATTGGGTATGCGGCGTTGGAGACAACTCGGAAATTGGTCGATTCTGATACTTTCCACAACGAGTTATCCCGATTTGAATGTGGGACaatatatccacaggaaagtataaCAACTTCTCAAGGCGCTAGTAGCTTGTTCATATTTCTATCACCTGAAGCATGCGCAGAACCATGAAAACATGCGTCTCGTGCATGCATTTATCGCGTGTGCATGCTTCAGGTTGATTCAAATCTGAAATCACTAACATAGCTTTGAAAAGTTAATGTAATGATATTTTCCTGTGGATATTGTCTCACATTCCTCACACAACAACattaccaatcaaaagtttggacacacctactcattcaagggtttttcattatattttctacattgtagaataatagtgaagacaaaacattgaaataacacatatggaatcatgtagaaaccaaaaaaagtgtacaaaataataatttaggtcatctgatgcaccactccatcactctccttggtcaaatagcccttatacagcctggaggtgtgttgggtcattgtccagttgaaaaacaaatgattgtcccactaagcccaaacctgATGGGATGGTATatccctgcagaatgctgtggtagccatgctggttaagtgtgcctggaattcgaaataaatcattgacagtgtcaccaacaaagcactcTCACACCTCCATGCGTAAGTGTGGGACCTACACATGCAAAGTTCACCtactttgcgtctcacaaagacatggtggttggaaccaaaaatctcaaatttggatccTCAGACCAAATTTCCAGCAGTCTAATatccattgttcgtgtttcttggcccaagcatgtctcttcttcttattggtgtcctttattcgtggtttctttgcagcaaatcgaccatgaaggctGGATTCAAACAGTGTCAtctgttgagatgtatctgttactagaaatctgtaaagcatttatttgggctgcaatttctgaggctggtaactctaatgaacttatcctctgcagcagaggtaactatgggtcttcctttcctgtggcggtcctcatgagagccagtttcatcatagcgctcgatggtttttgagactacacttgaagaaactttcagtgttcttgaaatgttccatattgactgaccttcatgtcttaaaagtaatggactgttgtttctctttgcttatttgagctgttcttgccataatttggactggtattttaccaaatagggctatcttctgtataccaaccctaccttgtcaaaagaacggattggctcaaatgcattaagaaggaatcaAGTTAACactcacctgttaattgaaatgcattccaggtgacgacctcatgaagctggttgagagaatgccaagtgtgcaaagctgtcatcaatgcaaagggtggctactttttataatctaaaatatatatttatttaatactTAGTTTACTACATTTCCAACATAGGCAGAAAAGTCATGCCCCGAGTTTCCCACTTGGGAGGTACCAGAACCAACCAATAGGAAGCTCGACATCTATGCAAATAACTTACTTTGAGTTAAAATTTGAGGTCCCGAGTTTGAGATGACGTGAATGCAATATAAGGCTGCTTTTACACAAATTACCCAATGTATATTTCTTCCGCTAATTGGTCTTAATCACCAatcaatcacagttcctttcggAGCTGATCTggttagtaaaaaaaaaaaaagatcagaattgagcTGTCAGTGTAAACGCACCCTAAAATCCACCGGAATATGGCTCGTTGGATATCAACTGTTTTGCGCAATCGTCACTTGCTAGAGAAACACATTTAGGTACACATTACAATttcaaccaaaaaaaaaaaaaaggtacagTCGTTTGTTAAATTGGCGTATTGAAAACGTAACTAAATCATTCCCCCAAGTAGTTATAATCGTAAATTATTCTGGGTTTGTTATTTGGCTACTGAAACTAGTCTCAATTCATTTTCTTCGCATAAAACCTAGGACAGGGAATGTAGCTAGTTTGTTTGGCTCGTTTAAATTTAACATATCTTTCCTCTGAAGTTTGCAAGCTAACATCTTTCCCATTCCGATTTGGTAAAAATCGGTGGATGTGCTTCTTTAGCTAACGTTGTCATACAGCTCGTAGAAACTGAACATTAAACCTGATTAAACTACGTTAAATCGATATGAAAACACTTACTTGAAATGGTTGGCACATAGTCCACAACGAAATCCAAACATCAGCAGACAGGATCATAATTCGGCGTTTCTGCTGGAGCAAAAAGTCGGAGCGCTGACTGGGATAGCTAGCTAATCTGGCTCATTTTAGCCATAAAAAAAAGAAATTGCCATTACTTGCTAGCTGTTCCGCCCACTGACATTGAATGGCGCTTTCTTCATCCAACTAAATGTGTGTACATCTACACGCCTGCAATGTTGGCGACGTTATTAGCCAACTACATTAAGAGTAATTTAATTTAGCAGCCTAACAAGAGAGTCAAAACCATCTTCTTAGACCTCATTTTAGTtcgcaaaaaaaaaatataatatatatatatatatattcagatgACTTTGATAAACGTTGTCGGTTTTCTTCGGGAAGTAAATTCAACACAGTACAGCTTTACCAGAacgtaaaaatatatatttatatatctatctCAATCTGTACAACCCAAAACAAAGGGATGTTTCACATCTCCATGGTAACCTTTGTTAATCCCCCAACAAAAGACTCCCGTTCTAACGTTTGAGGTTCACAGCGCCACGCAGTGGTCAACTTTAGAAACGCATTTGTCAAAAGGCCACACCAGTAGTTGCTACCATTACAGCGATGGCAGTATTGAACTTTCCAGTGACCCAACAAAAGCAGTTCCGCTATAGATCTGAATTCAAGGTTTATTGATTACTTCATCAAATGCTTGGGAGATTACGTCACAATATGTATAGcgcttaattttttattttacatgaAAACTTTACACTATTTATTTCTCCATATACTGTATAGTTCCCCATAAGGGGAAAGTAGACATCCATAGTTGTAAGGTAGAGAGGAATGCTTTTCAAAAATATTTAAATGCACTTCAAATAATTATATACATccttgttaaaaaaaaaagaaaatgcagACAGGATTAAACTACAAATGATGATGGGAGCTATACCCTGACATATTTAGGAGTAACGTTTCTCTTCATTCTTACCCCCGTCTGGTATTTCACTGACAATACTGACAGGCATTCCACTCTGGGAAAGTTCTGGACAGTTAATACACGAGGGATCTGTTGCAGGCTCCATTAGGTGTAACATAGAACTGTCTGACAGGAGAAGAACATCTCATCCTTGCTATGTAATACCATGGGTGTTGCATTGTAgacttcatttttttttttacgtgacACCAGATTCATTCTAGAAAATAGCTAGTCATTCCATTTTGCTCTCAGAACATAGAGAATGTGCAGTAGCCTTTCAACAAGTAAACGGGCATGTAAATGTTGCTTTAAAATaagtataaaaataaataaatacaagtaAAATTAGGACTCATAACAGGCTATAGTGATTCACATGATAGGATCGATGGGGAATGGTGGCAGGGGAACAACCGACCATACTTGCTCATACATTAGGGAGCAAGCCATTCCCACTAATGGTAATCCTAGGGTAGGATGCTGAATACAGGTGTGCTACGACAACACTGGACGGGTTTTTCAGCATATTCACTAACGGTATTCTTCATTTGCGTTAGCATTTAGATATGCGTGTTCGTTCAGTCTTAAATCAACAAATaggagaaaaaaaaaaagaaaaaaaaatcaggTAGAGGATATATATAAAACCACATCAATTAAATGTTGTAGTTAATTTTCCATACATTTGACATTAACGTCAGTGTTGATAAACAGTCAGAGAGCTCTGTTCTTTCACAGAGCTTTTTACCCAGCAGAGTCAGTCTTAAGGGGCACCAGACCTTATTACCAACTATTGAAGCCTTTCCTTTGCAGAAGATAAACAGGAACTGAGCATCAAAGCATCTTTCCCTCAGGGTAACAGAATCTTTGCGTCGATCGACATCCTCCATCCCTTCGCACTGCCTTACTCCCGATAGGGGGGCTCTCGCCTCACAGACTCTTCATGCATCCCACCATCcaccagtgccccccccccccccccccccccacacacacacaccattccatCTCCAGACCCTCCTAGGGCGGGTTGGCCTAGCCCATCTCAGGAGCAGCGATGTGGAAGACTGAGCCGATGCGGAGGAAGAAGCGGCGCAGGACGGCACGGAGCTCTGGGATCAGGTCAAACTGCATCATCTCACACAGGTGAGGGTAGTAACAGGAGGCATGAAGCTTGAACTGAGGATGGAAAGGGACAAAGAACAGACTATTTAGCATCAAACAGataggtgcacacacacaaactgaaataTGCTTAGGGTGAGGAGTGTGATGTCAAAGAGTGGATTGTTTGAAGTATGGCCCAAGTTAAATATCAACGTTGTTTGTTGAGAAGCCACCGTGTACACCTGAAGGTGGGATTTGGGAAGAGGAAACATTTCTTAGTCAAAGTCAAAATAACCCGCAAGGCTGCACACTTCCTGTTTATCTGACTGGTATGTGCCAAGAAACCTGCACACTTCCTGTTTATCTGACTGGTATGTGCCAAGAAACCTGCACACTTCCTGTTTATCTGATTGGTATGTGCCAAGAAGCCTGCACACTTCCTGTTTATCTGATTGGTATGTGCCAAGAAGCCTGCACACTTCCTGTTTATCTGATTGGTATGTGCCAAGAAACCTGCACACTTCCTGTTTATCTGACTGGTATGTGCCAAGAAACTTGTTGGTACCTAAGCTAACCGTGTCCTTCTTTTAGTTACCCATTCTCAATGAGACTGAACCAGGCTAAGGATAACAGACTAAGCTCTATAAGGGGAAATCTGCACTGAAGTCCAATTCAGAGATCCTTGATGTAGCAGAGGTAGCCAAAGGCCCCTGGTCTGCTTGCACACAGCTAATGGCTCTTTTACATACCGAGGTTATTACAAAGACAAGCTGTTAAATAATCAGTGTCCCTTCCTCTACAGAATTCAAATTCATTGTCTGAGGGGAAAGGAGGCCAGTGAGAGGCTGTCCTACTGCTCGTTATTCAAACCATTTGATCTATTAGATACGTCAATTGGACGTTAGGGGAAATAGTCTGTTTTTTCCTACTGCCTACTCAGGCGAGGTATATCGAGTTGAAATGGTGTTGGCAGACGCGTGTTCACATAAACAGTCTTCCAAAAACAAAACAGATCACTGGTGTGGCACTTGTCACTGCAAGCTAAACCcagttgtcagtgtgtgtgtgtgtgtgtgtgtgtgtgcgcgaacGCGCAAATATTTCAGTCCATGTGGATGTAGGTGTGTGTAACCTTATCGTCAGTCAGTCGCAGGGTCCTGCtgagcagtagtagcagcaggctGGTCCAGGCCTCTCTGTGACTCTCTGAGGTCAAGCTGATGAAGTAGGACAGAGCCTCGCTGCACACCCTAAGGACAGGACCGGACCAACATTACCACACATTGCACTGCCAGGAGTGAAACATCCGGACAAACCAATGCTGAAGAACCTGTTACAGCTGGACCAAGCAGGAAGGCAGCCAAAGGACTAAGGATGACATTTTGGAATCAAATTTACATTTCATTTGTTCAGGTCACACAATACTGGATCCATTTTTACTGAGGATTTAACACATTGGAGTTTCATCAGGTTGCTGCCACGACATCATTGGTGAACACATGCTTTTATATCTTTAATTATAATAATACATGGTGTTTATATAGTGCTTTAAAAAAGGACCCAAATCACATTTACAATTGTCAAGGTTTTGTCACACCAtgacacccccctccccccaatctTTCCTTCCCTCAGACACTCACAGCAGCAACCGCGTTTGGATGTCAGGCCAGGAGTCCTGGAGCTGCCGGTCACAGTACATACGGAACAGAATACGCAGGCTACAGGCCAGGCTACTGGTCTCCTGCTTCAGCAGATTGGGCTTCGACTTCCCCTTAAATCCTGAGACAGAgcggggcagacagacagagcggggcagacagacagagcggggcagacagacagagcggggcagacagacagagcggggCAGACAGAgcggggcagacagacagagcggggCAGACAAGAGCATCCTATATCAAAAAAACTTTTATATGACAGCCTGGCCGATTAGCTCATCTGATAGATCCTCTTAAcacaacaagagagaga is part of the Oncorhynchus masou masou isolate Uvic2021 chromosome 33, UVic_Omas_1.1, whole genome shotgun sequence genome and harbors:
- the LOC135527777 gene encoding bcl-2-like protein 1; translation: MTALHTWHSLNQLHEVVTWNAFQLTGPEPLHQPCFFCLQDVYFLHTQNDTDWIKHRGLIQRGVSRAGKPESLGQRRKTRQGMMTYNNRELVVYYITYKLSQRDYPFNHMELTEAQNRTEGGQVEGGAAVMTYVNGTSPGTPPPRQSPPSSPRRTAGLDAVKEALRDSANEFELRYARAFSDLSSQLHITPSTAYQSFENVMDEVFRDGVNWGRVVGLFAFGGALCVECVDKEMNPLVGRITDWMTVYLDNHIQPWIQSQGGWDRFAEIFGMDAAAESRKSQESFKKWLLAGMTLVTGVVVGSLFAQKRL